In Paenibacillus sp. FSL R7-0345, a single window of DNA contains:
- a CDS encoding VOC family protein codes for MIIKYQCVNISSKDPKALVEFYHLQLGIPVIEPDEHYDGVSLGFLKEAPVIVIWDENKWGKSSEGKVNFVFSCDNLDRTYAELSGKGVQLEPPVTAVWGGKELPLLDLDGNKILLLEG; via the coding sequence ATGATTATTAAATATCAGTGTGTTAACATCTCTTCCAAAGACCCGAAGGCATTGGTAGAATTCTACCATTTGCAACTAGGGATACCCGTAATAGAGCCTGATGAGCATTATGACGGCGTCTCTTTAGGCTTCCTTAAGGAAGCTCCAGTAATCGTAATCTGGGATGAGAATAAATGGGGTAAGTCCAGCGAAGGCAAGGTTAACTTTGTATTCTCTTGTGATAATCTGGACCGGACGTATGCTGAATTGAGCGGAAAAGGCGTTCAGCTGGAGCCTCCAGTGACTGCCGTATGGGGAGGCAAGGAACTGCCGCTGCTTGATTTGGACGGGAATAAAATATTGCTGCTGGAGGGCTAA
- the ald gene encoding alanine dehydrogenase, with translation MIIGVPKEIKNNENRVAITPAGVVSLVAEGHKVLVEAGAGTGSGFPNEEYTAAGAELIADAATVWAAAEMVMKVKEPLESEYGYFRPGLILFTYLHLAPEPALAAALKDKGVFAIGYETVVDGRTLPLLTPMSEVAGRMSVQLGAQFLQKNYGGQGILLSGVPGVSRGKVSIIGGGVVGTNAAKMAIGLGAEVTIIDLSADRLRQLDDIFGSQISTLISNPYNIAKAVAEADLLVGAVLIPGAKAPRLVTEEMVKAMKPGSVIVDVAIDQGGIVETIDRVTTHDNPVFEKHGVLHYSVANMPGAVAKTSTIALTNVTVPYALQIANKGVFQAIEDNAGLKSGVNVANGKVTCQAVAEALGEEYFTVEKAVEQEFTLI, from the coding sequence ATGATTATTGGTGTACCTAAAGAGATCAAAAATAACGAAAACCGTGTAGCGATTACCCCTGCAGGTGTTGTCAGCCTGGTAGCTGAAGGCCATAAAGTACTGGTGGAAGCCGGAGCCGGAACAGGCAGCGGATTCCCGAACGAGGAATATACTGCAGCCGGTGCTGAGCTGATTGCAGACGCAGCAACTGTGTGGGCCGCTGCTGAAATGGTCATGAAGGTGAAAGAGCCGCTGGAAAGTGAATATGGCTACTTCCGTCCGGGCCTGATCCTGTTTACTTATCTTCATCTTGCTCCAGAGCCTGCACTTGCCGCAGCGCTGAAAGACAAGGGCGTATTCGCTATCGGCTACGAAACGGTTGTGGACGGCCGCACGCTGCCGCTGCTTACACCAATGAGTGAAGTGGCCGGCCGGATGTCCGTGCAGCTCGGTGCACAATTTCTGCAAAAGAACTACGGCGGACAAGGCATTTTGCTCTCCGGAGTTCCCGGCGTCAGCAGAGGCAAGGTCAGCATTATCGGCGGTGGTGTAGTTGGGACTAACGCTGCAAAAATGGCGATCGGCCTGGGCGCTGAAGTAACGATTATTGACCTGAGCGCAGACAGACTGCGCCAGCTGGACGATATTTTCGGCTCGCAGATCAGCACGCTGATCTCAAATCCGTACAACATTGCCAAGGCTGTAGCTGAAGCCGACCTGCTGGTAGGTGCGGTGCTGATTCCAGGCGCTAAAGCGCCCAGGCTGGTAACCGAAGAGATGGTCAAAGCGATGAAGCCGGGCTCGGTTATCGTTGATGTAGCAATCGACCAGGGCGGTATCGTCGAAACGATTGACCGTGTAACAACCCATGACAATCCGGTATTCGAGAAGCACGGCGTACTGCACTACTCCGTAGCGAATATGCCGGGAGCCGTAGCCAAAACCTCGACCATTGCACTGACCAACGTTACCGTTCCGTATGCACTGCAAATAGCGAATAAAGGTGTATTCCAGGCAATCGAGGATAATGCCGGTCTGAAGAGCGGCGTCAACGTAGCTAACGGAAAAGTCACCTGCCAGGCCGTGGCCGAGGCTCTTGGGGAAGAGTACTTCACGGTAGAGAAAGCAGTAGAGCAGGAGTTCACTCTGATCTAG
- a CDS encoding glycosyltransferase yields the protein MKPEISIIVPIYKVEMYLRKCVDSILAQTFRDFELILVNDGSPDNCGEICERYKELDSRVKVIHKQNGGLSDARNYGIDSAAGKYIGFVDSDDWIEPDMFEALHGLITAHDADIAVCGHTEVEDGVYIDKEFSHEVRVYSNEEAFKKLLEDTEIKNLAWDKLYKAELFAKVRYPVGRYFEDMFATYKLFLQAEKVVSLDSPKYLYLRRGDSITGKMTNKKYYDRICAWKELYEDIKHKNYPEAIEKSLARNVTEGIELCNLQMIAGENRANKEYIAELGSFFSKHLKAVMRNKSISKQMKLATLLILTSSNTYRVLYQSKLRVKGSNLT from the coding sequence ATGAAACCGGAGATAAGCATCATTGTGCCTATCTATAAAGTTGAAATGTATTTGCGCAAGTGTGTCGATTCCATCCTCGCACAGACCTTCAGAGACTTCGAACTGATTCTTGTAAACGATGGCTCTCCTGACAATTGCGGCGAAATCTGCGAACGTTATAAAGAGCTGGACTCCCGGGTTAAGGTCATCCACAAACAGAATGGCGGCCTGTCGGACGCCCGCAATTACGGCATTGATAGTGCCGCAGGCAAATATATCGGATTTGTAGACAGCGATGACTGGATTGAGCCCGATATGTTCGAAGCGCTGCATGGACTGATCACTGCCCATGACGCAGATATAGCAGTGTGCGGTCATACTGAGGTTGAAGACGGTGTGTATATAGACAAGGAATTCTCCCATGAAGTCCGTGTCTATAGTAATGAAGAAGCCTTCAAGAAACTGCTGGAGGATACCGAGATCAAGAATCTGGCCTGGGATAAGCTGTATAAGGCGGAGCTGTTCGCAAAGGTAAGATATCCGGTCGGCAGATACTTCGAGGACATGTTCGCAACTTATAAGCTATTTTTGCAGGCAGAGAAGGTTGTTTCCCTGGATTCGCCCAAATATCTGTACCTGCGCAGAGGCGACAGCATTACAGGCAAGATGACTAATAAAAAGTATTATGACCGGATCTGCGCCTGGAAGGAACTGTATGAGGATATCAAGCATAAAAACTACCCTGAAGCGATTGAAAAATCCCTGGCCAGGAACGTGACCGAGGGCATTGAGCTGTGCAATCTCCAGATGATCGCCGGAGAAAACAGGGCCAACAAGGAATATATCGCCGAGCTGGGCAGCTTTTTCAGCAAACATCTTAAAGCGGTAATGCGCAACAAAAGTATCAGCAAGCAGATGAAACTAGCCACTTTGCTTATTCTGACAAGCTCCAACACATATAGAGTCCTGTATCAATCCAAACTTCGTGTGAAGGGAAGTAACCTGACATGA
- a CDS encoding polysaccharide pyruvyl transferase family protein, with protein MTNIIHKMLPLSFRNYVSNNEFYRYFRGYMANRDLYRNKSKAIFVVGSPEHDNLGDHAITMAQMNFLQKAFPDYTLIEIVADRLTSNWKCLMEYSTPDDIFALQGGGNFGIEYFREEEVRRKIISSFPNNKIILFPQTIYFGDTEHGRQELKKTKALYNAHKDLTLVAREKTSYGIMKEHFKNNDVLLTPDIVMSLDITEPQRVRSGALMCIRADKEGIFNEAEKQQIHNSASQAFDKLTYSDTCIVRYITVEEREHELYTLWNQFKEAELVITDRLHGMIFAAITSTPCIALGNYNYKVVGSYEWIKHLGYIKFTNDINQIPELIEELSQIPAPRYNNDFSTEHYNQIVEALSANTDSFSTSSTVTA; from the coding sequence ATGACCAACATTATCCATAAGATGCTGCCGCTGTCCTTCCGGAATTATGTGAGCAATAATGAATTTTACCGTTATTTCCGAGGCTATATGGCCAACAGAGACCTGTACAGGAATAAATCGAAGGCCATCTTTGTAGTCGGCTCTCCGGAACACGACAACCTTGGCGACCACGCCATAACGATGGCGCAGATGAATTTCCTTCAAAAGGCTTTTCCCGATTACACGCTAATAGAGATTGTTGCCGACAGGCTGACCTCTAACTGGAAATGCCTGATGGAGTATTCTACCCCTGATGATATCTTCGCGCTCCAGGGCGGCGGAAATTTCGGCATTGAATATTTTAGAGAAGAAGAAGTCCGCAGAAAGATTATCAGCAGTTTCCCCAATAACAAAATCATCCTTTTCCCTCAAACCATCTACTTCGGAGATACCGAGCATGGCCGCCAGGAGCTCAAAAAAACAAAAGCCCTCTACAACGCCCACAAGGATCTGACTCTGGTAGCCAGAGAAAAGACATCGTACGGAATTATGAAGGAGCATTTCAAAAACAACGATGTTTTATTGACTCCGGATATTGTAATGTCGCTGGACATTACCGAGCCGCAAAGAGTGCGCAGCGGAGCCCTTATGTGTATCCGGGCGGATAAAGAAGGGATTTTTAATGAGGCTGAAAAGCAGCAAATCCATAACAGCGCCTCGCAGGCTTTTGACAAGCTTACCTATTCTGACACCTGCATAGTGCGTTATATCACGGTTGAAGAACGGGAGCACGAGCTGTACACCTTATGGAACCAGTTTAAAGAGGCAGAGCTTGTGATTACAGACCGGCTGCACGGGATGATTTTTGCGGCTATTACCTCTACTCCGTGTATTGCACTTGGCAATTATAACTATAAGGTCGTAGGCAGCTACGAATGGATCAAGCATCTCGGTTATATCAAGTTTACTAACGATATCAATCAAATTCCGGAATTAATTGAAGAATTAAGCCAGATTCCGGCTCCGCGGTACAACAATGATTTTTCAACCGAACACTATAATCAGATTGTTGAAGCCTTGTCGGCTAACACGGATTCATTCTCAACTTCATCTACCGTGACAGCTTAG
- a CDS encoding Zn-dependent hydrolase, with amino-acid sequence MQMQQVLVNGERLKDTIEAFADFGRTDHNGVTRLSLSEQDVLVRGYFRSCCEELGMTVKIDDMGNMYATLAGSENGPPVVIGSHLDTVKKGGRFDGVLGVIAGLEVVRTLVDHGITPRLPVTVMNFTNEEGARFEPSMMASGVLSGKFDKAAMLQKKDPEGTTFEEALLASGYAGEAQNRITEATAYLELHIEQGPVLEREQLTIGLVDCVVGMACYEIEVTGESDHAGTTPMDMRRDALFAAADIITELRAKLGGLDSGLVYTMGRMNVLPNIHTVIPNKVIFTVEARHKEMDIVRGVEAIINGLPEEVLECTVQKSKLWGRDTVWFDPKLCGLVEQAAATLGYSRRTIASGAGHDAQFVAGFLPSAMIFVPSVNGKSHCEEELTSYGDCEKGVNVVLETVLAVLRG; translated from the coding sequence ATGCAAATGCAGCAGGTTTTGGTTAACGGCGAAAGACTGAAGGATACAATTGAGGCTTTTGCCGATTTTGGGCGTACGGATCACAATGGTGTGACCAGGCTGTCGCTGTCGGAGCAGGATGTGCTGGTACGGGGGTACTTTCGGTCCTGCTGTGAAGAGCTGGGGATGACGGTCAAGATTGATGATATGGGCAATATGTATGCAACGCTTGCCGGCAGTGAGAATGGCCCGCCTGTAGTCATCGGTTCGCATCTCGATACAGTGAAAAAGGGCGGCAGATTCGACGGGGTACTAGGTGTAATAGCCGGGCTTGAGGTGGTAAGAACACTGGTTGACCATGGTATTACGCCCCGTCTCCCGGTAACGGTGATGAACTTCACCAATGAGGAAGGAGCACGCTTCGAGCCTTCGATGATGGCCTCTGGTGTGCTGTCCGGCAAGTTCGACAAGGCAGCCATGCTGCAGAAGAAGGACCCGGAAGGGACGACCTTTGAAGAGGCGCTGCTGGCCAGCGGCTATGCCGGGGAGGCGCAGAACCGGATTACAGAGGCCACGGCTTATCTTGAGCTGCATATTGAACAGGGGCCGGTGCTGGAGCGTGAGCAGCTTACGATCGGTCTGGTGGACTGCGTGGTCGGCATGGCCTGTTACGAAATTGAAGTGACGGGCGAATCGGACCATGCCGGAACAACGCCGATGGATATGCGCAGGGATGCGCTGTTCGCTGCAGCTGATATCATTACTGAACTGCGTGCCAAACTGGGCGGACTTGATTCCGGGCTTGTCTACACGATGGGCCGGATGAATGTGCTGCCGAATATTCATACGGTCATTCCGAATAAGGTGATTTTTACGGTGGAGGCAAGGCATAAGGAGATGGACATCGTCCGTGGGGTAGAGGCAATTATTAACGGCCTGCCGGAGGAAGTGCTGGAATGTACGGTTCAAAAAAGCAAACTATGGGGCCGTGACACGGTCTGGTTTGATCCGAAACTATGCGGCCTTGTTGAGCAGGCGGCTGCCACTCTGGGCTATTCCCGCCGGACAATAGCCAGCGGAGCAGGGCACGATGCCCAGTTCGTAGCCGGATTCCTGCCTTCGGCGATGATTTTCGTGCCCAGCGTGAACGGCAAAAGCCATTGTGAAGAGGAGCTAACCTCCTACGGGGATTGCGAAAAGGGCGTTAATGTTGTGCTGGAGACCGTGCTTGCGGTGCTGCGGGGATAA
- a CDS encoding aldose 1-epimerase family protein has protein sequence MYTTLRSGTAEAVINSLGAELSSFKLLATGNEYIWSGDAEFWTGRSPVLFPIIGAARGGEIRTGGNTYSIGNHGFARRSEFTLIEATDTQAVFQLSYNEQTLASYPYRFNLILTYILSGNTLEISYRVENNDEQEILFQLGTHPAFNCPLDGQGTITDYVLEFSEHEQLERLFLSDAGLVISGKSETVLDNGQLLPLSHEMFFDGALVFRDVKSRTIALKSKLSGKSVTVTSKSFPDLGLWQPKNAPFVCIEPWQGIADGEDFTGELKDKTGIITLPQSSQFNSSLTIEIS, from the coding sequence ATGTATACCACACTGCGCAGCGGCACGGCCGAAGCCGTCATTAACTCGCTAGGAGCTGAGCTGAGCAGCTTCAAACTGCTAGCTACCGGCAATGAATATATCTGGAGCGGCGATGCAGAATTCTGGACAGGCCGTTCGCCTGTACTGTTCCCGATTATCGGGGCAGCCCGCGGCGGAGAAATCCGGACAGGCGGCAACACCTACAGCATTGGCAATCACGGTTTTGCCAGACGCAGTGAATTCACCCTTATTGAAGCTACAGATACGCAGGCTGTCTTCCAGCTTTCGTACAATGAACAGACACTGGCGAGCTATCCGTACCGGTTCAATCTGATTCTCACCTACATTTTGAGCGGAAACACCCTTGAGATCAGCTACCGCGTGGAGAATAATGATGAACAGGAAATCCTGTTCCAGCTGGGTACCCATCCGGCCTTTAATTGCCCGCTGGACGGGCAGGGTACCATCACTGATTATGTTCTGGAGTTCTCTGAACACGAGCAGCTGGAACGGCTGTTCCTGAGCGATGCCGGCCTCGTCATCAGCGGCAAAAGCGAGACCGTGCTGGACAACGGACAGCTTCTGCCGCTCTCCCATGAGATGTTTTTTGACGGGGCGTTGGTCTTCCGGGATGTGAAGTCCCGCACCATTGCACTCAAAAGCAAGCTTAGCGGCAAAAGCGTTACTGTTACCTCCAAGAGCTTCCCGGACCTCGGCCTCTGGCAGCCGAAAAATGCCCCCTTCGTCTGCATTGAGCCATGGCAGGGGATCGCGGACGGGGAGGATTTCACCGGAGAGCTGAAGGACAAAACGGGGATTATAACCCTGCCTCAGAGCAGCCAGTTTAACAGCTCACTGACCATAGAAATCAGCTAA
- a CDS encoding protein-glutamine gamma-glutamyltransferase, whose amino-acid sequence MGLSYGSPGGLDFEQKMRAEILAAANVMNGGATDFSDFKNSRCNPMYWNRTAGGGFELKPGVSPSAAINDIFVNGQLYAFECAMAMVMILYRATIASIGTEAFDRYFTDLYLWDWNYDSNLQMITTFSKFEMKPGDVVYFKNPDHDPELPEWQGENAIMLGADRYYGHGLGIKSAEQMIASLNRKRVPGSRTSAYLTDEALHPNFNYISTLAIRSAPSLLAGKSGQKAIFSRIGVRTYISK is encoded by the coding sequence ATGGGGTTAAGCTATGGCTCACCCGGGGGTTTGGATTTTGAACAGAAGATGCGGGCAGAGATACTGGCGGCGGCGAATGTAATGAATGGGGGCGCGACCGACTTTTCCGATTTTAAAAACTCGCGCTGTAATCCGATGTATTGGAACCGCACTGCAGGCGGCGGCTTTGAATTGAAGCCGGGAGTGAGCCCTTCGGCAGCAATTAACGATATTTTTGTAAATGGACAGCTGTATGCGTTTGAATGCGCAATGGCGATGGTGATGATCCTTTACCGGGCGACTATTGCTTCGATCGGGACAGAGGCGTTTGACCGTTATTTTACGGATCTTTACCTGTGGGACTGGAATTATGACAGCAATCTGCAGATGATCACCACGTTCAGCAAATTTGAGATGAAGCCTGGGGACGTCGTGTATTTTAAAAATCCTGATCATGACCCGGAACTGCCGGAGTGGCAAGGGGAGAATGCCATTATGCTGGGTGCCGACCGCTACTACGGACACGGACTGGGCATCAAGAGCGCCGAACAAATGATTGCCTCACTGAACCGGAAAAGAGTGCCGGGCAGCCGGACTTCAGCTTACCTGACCGATGAGGCGCTGCACCCGAATTTCAACTATATCAGTACACTTGCAATAAGGAGCGCTCCCTCCCTCCTGGCAGGAAAAAGCGGACAGAAAGCAATCTTCTCCCGGATCGGTGTAAGAACCTATATTTCGAAATGA
- a CDS encoding oligosaccharide flippase family protein: protein MKTNIKLAAIITYLSVFLGVIISLGSTPYIVSTLGKSEYGLYSLVNSIIAYIVLLDLGFGSAVVRFNSKFISENDTNGQRNINGMFLVLFSGIGLLALLASLILVFNFDSLFTSLNPSELSILKTIFVIAAVNVAISFPMNIYSSIITAYERFVYLKIINLLRVVISPAMMVLVLFMGLRSVGMVSVALGLNITIGLANFFVCRFKMKMIVKFNTFDTKLFKEVFSYSSYILLSSIAFQLYTNADPLIIGMFLGATPIAIYAISTQLNTYIMNFSNVLSSFYLPKLTKMIVKGADQARLMVELVRIGRIQALIVGYIVSGFVLFGQVFILIWLGEGYRYAYTIALIIIIPQITSIVQSLFATMLEAMNRHKVKALIYFSIAILKIILTLLFIRVWGITGCAIATAAGMIVNVVLNNIYYRYKLKFDIFYFWKEIIKVFTPVILLGLVCGYLLTYVNIGSYLQLGLYVFLYSVLYAATMWTFSMNADEKQIVTGPMRKVVLGSQT, encoded by the coding sequence TTGAAAACCAATATAAAACTTGCTGCTATTATTACCTATCTCTCAGTCTTTCTGGGTGTGATCATTTCCCTGGGCTCGACGCCTTATATCGTTTCAACCCTGGGAAAATCGGAATACGGGCTATATTCACTGGTGAATTCCATTATCGCCTATATCGTGCTGCTGGACCTCGGCTTCGGCAGTGCGGTTGTGCGGTTCAACTCCAAGTTCATCTCGGAAAATGATACAAACGGCCAGCGGAACATCAACGGGATGTTTCTGGTTTTGTTTTCGGGAATCGGTCTGCTTGCCCTGCTGGCCAGCCTGATTCTGGTGTTTAATTTTGACTCTCTTTTCACCAGTCTGAATCCATCTGAGCTCAGCATCCTCAAAACCATCTTCGTCATCGCTGCGGTCAATGTGGCTATTTCCTTCCCGATGAATATTTACAGCTCGATTATTACCGCCTACGAACGGTTTGTTTATCTGAAAATCATCAATCTGCTGAGAGTTGTTATTTCTCCGGCGATGATGGTATTGGTGCTGTTCATGGGTCTGAGATCGGTGGGGATGGTTTCCGTTGCCCTTGGACTGAACATCACCATCGGCCTGGCTAACTTCTTTGTCTGCCGGTTTAAGATGAAGATGATCGTCAAGTTCAACACTTTTGACACCAAGCTGTTCAAGGAAGTATTCAGTTATTCTTCCTACATATTGCTGTCATCGATTGCCTTTCAGCTCTATACGAACGCCGATCCGCTGATTATCGGTATGTTCCTGGGCGCTACTCCGATTGCGATTTATGCCATTTCCACCCAGCTGAACACGTACATTATGAACTTTTCCAATGTGCTGTCCAGCTTTTACCTGCCCAAGCTTACCAAAATGATTGTCAAAGGCGCGGATCAGGCCCGGCTGATGGTTGAACTCGTCCGGATCGGCAGAATCCAGGCGCTCATTGTCGGCTATATCGTGTCAGGGTTTGTGCTGTTCGGTCAGGTGTTCATTCTGATCTGGCTGGGCGAAGGCTACCGGTACGCGTACACGATCGCGCTGATCATCATCATTCCGCAGATCACGTCGATCGTCCAGTCGCTGTTCGCCACGATGCTGGAAGCGATGAACAGGCACAAGGTTAAGGCTTTGATCTATTTTTCCATTGCCATTCTCAAAATCATTCTGACGCTGCTGTTCATCCGGGTCTGGGGCATCACAGGCTGTGCGATTGCTACGGCTGCCGGCATGATCGTTAACGTGGTTCTGAATAATATCTACTATAGATATAAGCTGAAATTTGACATCTTCTATTTCTGGAAGGAGATCATCAAGGTCTTCACTCCGGTAATACTGCTCGGCCTCGTATGCGGATACCTGCTGACCTACGTAAACATCGGCTCCTATCTCCAGCTCGGCCTGTATGTCTTCCTGTACTCCGTGCTGTACGCAGCCACCATGTGGACCTTCAGCATGAATGCGGATGAGAAGCAGATTGTTACCGGCCCGATGCGGAAGGTTGTTTTGGGGAGCCAGACATGA
- a CDS encoding helix-turn-helix domain-containing protein encodes MGTLTEAEAGPTFDRFFDSMESLADTISESLQSQVTIEDSNHHVIGYSSHQFESDPARISTIIGKQVPNTVIIGLRKKGIMHQLEHTAHPIRIPAVMEVGLGPRLAMCIKHQQEILGYIWVVDRGNLADGYAEGIVEKAAGIAGRYLLKQRGWKNRQDKALEDFFWKLLTSHYDNEPRIRQEAESWSILLPESYYIGVIESEQTIDESFALRLRQTIDAYGGQRLLFMTAEHNRLILLFSFVFQVDGAGILSSFMNRLLADMSRSAGGGLAAGCSPGYKEYISAATAYREALSVLEIKKLLPYHARSLMLYDELGFWAFIPDIIERKRSRTRSSALLEPVKAHDREHKSDFLKTIAVYLTLDGNLKEAAAFLHIHTNTLMYRLNRIAELTGRSLKETDYRTSVYLDLLTEETAQVNGWFQERGSGSAAISP; translated from the coding sequence GTGGGAACATTGACAGAAGCAGAGGCAGGACCAACGTTTGACCGTTTTTTTGACAGTATGGAATCCCTGGCGGATACCATCAGTGAATCGTTGCAGTCCCAGGTAACGATAGAGGACAGCAACCACCATGTCATCGGCTACAGCTCCCATCAGTTTGAGAGTGATCCGGCACGCATCTCCACGATCATCGGCAAACAGGTGCCGAACACCGTTATCATCGGACTCCGCAAAAAAGGCATTATGCATCAGCTTGAACATACGGCGCATCCGATCCGCATTCCGGCAGTGATGGAGGTTGGCCTTGGACCTCGTCTGGCCATGTGTATCAAGCATCAGCAGGAAATTTTGGGTTATATCTGGGTGGTGGACCGCGGAAATCTGGCGGATGGCTATGCTGAAGGGATTGTAGAGAAGGCTGCTGGTATCGCCGGACGTTATCTGCTGAAGCAGCGCGGCTGGAAAAACAGGCAGGACAAGGCGCTCGAGGATTTTTTCTGGAAGCTGCTGACCTCGCACTATGACAATGAGCCGCGTATACGTCAGGAGGCGGAGAGCTGGTCGATTTTGCTGCCGGAGAGCTATTATATCGGGGTGATCGAGAGCGAACAGACAATTGACGAGTCCTTTGCGCTGCGGCTGCGGCAGACGATCGATGCTTACGGCGGACAGCGGCTGCTATTTATGACGGCTGAGCATAACCGGCTGATTTTGTTGTTTTCGTTTGTGTTTCAGGTGGACGGCGCGGGTATTTTGTCCTCGTTCATGAACAGGCTGCTTGCAGATATGAGCCGGAGCGCGGGCGGGGGGCTTGCAGCAGGGTGCAGTCCGGGATACAAAGAATATATCTCGGCAGCAACCGCCTACCGTGAAGCGCTGTCTGTGCTGGAGATCAAGAAGCTGCTTCCTTATCATGCCCGCAGCCTCATGCTCTATGATGAACTCGGCTTTTGGGCCTTTATTCCGGACATCATTGAACGCAAGCGCAGCCGGACCCGCAGCAGTGCGCTGCTTGAGCCGGTTAAGGCGCATGACCGTGAGCACAAAAGTGATTTTCTTAAGACGATTGCAGTTTATCTGACACTGGACGGGAATCTGAAGGAAGCTGCCGCTTTTTTGCATATCCATACCAACACCCTGATGTACCGGCTGAACCGGATCGCCGAATTGACCGGCAGAAGCCTGAAGGAAACGGACTACCGCACCTCGGTCTATCTGGATCTTTTGACGGAGGAGACGGCACAGGTGAACGGCTGGTTTCAGGAGCGGGGCAGCGGTTCGGCAGCTATATCACCATAA